A single Streptomyces sp. 2114.4 DNA region contains:
- a CDS encoding ABC transporter substrate-binding protein — protein sequence MRRSVPVAAVAAITSAGLLLAGCSGGKGSSEGSGEANAATKGIVNASDAKGGTVTYAISDAPESFDPGNTYYAFIYNFSRLYARPLTTFKPGPGAKGNELTPDLAESMGKPSDGGKTWTYKLRKGVKYDDGSTVTSQDVKYAVERSNFARDTLSLGPNYFQQFLKDNDGGYKGPYKDKSKAGLKSIETPDDQTIVFHLKRPFAEFDYLVSAPQTAPVPQAKDKGADYTKSVLSTGSYKFESYQEGKKLTLVRNPQWSAKTDPLRKQLPDKIVLNLKVAQSTIDKDLQSGNTLVDLAGRGVDGQTQAQLLTDPKEKGNTDNTLGQRLVYTALNTKVKPFDNIECRKAVEYAIDKKAVQTSLGGPIRGELASTVLPTDIDGYQKYDLYPQKYDGDKLDLAEAKKHWAKCGAGKTTTTILARNDRQDEVDAATSVIDSLKKIGVTAKIQSYPTSKYFSDYAGVPKFNKKNNVGLIMMQWGSDFPTGYGYLQQILNGKAISQSGNTNLSELDDPEINKLLDSAIANTDKAAREKAYAEIDKKTMEQAAIVPLTYFKVLMYRSPKATNLVSTSAFSGQYDYLNVGVKK from the coding sequence ATGCGAAGGTCAGTTCCGGTCGCGGCTGTCGCGGCCATCACCAGTGCGGGCCTTTTGCTGGCCGGCTGCAGCGGGGGCAAGGGCTCCTCGGAAGGCTCGGGCGAGGCGAACGCCGCCACCAAGGGCATCGTCAACGCCTCGGACGCGAAGGGCGGCACGGTCACCTACGCGATCAGCGACGCCCCCGAGTCGTTCGACCCGGGCAACACCTACTACGCCTTCATCTACAACTTCAGCCGGCTCTACGCGCGCCCGCTGACCACCTTCAAGCCGGGCCCCGGCGCCAAGGGCAACGAGCTGACCCCGGACCTCGCCGAGTCGATGGGCAAGCCCAGTGACGGCGGCAAGACCTGGACGTACAAGCTCCGCAAGGGCGTCAAGTACGACGACGGCTCCACGGTCACCTCGCAGGACGTCAAGTACGCCGTCGAGCGCAGCAACTTCGCGCGTGACACCCTCTCGCTGGGCCCGAACTACTTCCAGCAGTTCCTCAAGGACAACGACGGCGGCTACAAGGGTCCCTACAAGGACAAGAGCAAGGCCGGTCTGAAGTCCATCGAGACCCCGGACGACCAGACGATCGTCTTCCACCTCAAGCGGCCGTTCGCCGAGTTCGACTACCTGGTGAGCGCCCCGCAGACCGCCCCGGTCCCGCAGGCCAAGGACAAGGGCGCGGACTACACCAAGTCCGTGCTGTCCACCGGCTCGTACAAGTTCGAGAGCTACCAGGAGGGCAAGAAGCTCACCCTGGTCCGCAACCCGCAGTGGTCCGCGAAGACGGACCCGCTGCGCAAGCAGCTGCCGGACAAGATCGTCCTGAACCTGAAGGTCGCCCAGTCGACCATCGACAAGGACCTCCAGTCCGGAAACACCCTGGTGGACCTGGCCGGCCGCGGTGTCGACGGGCAGACACAGGCCCAGCTCCTGACGGACCCCAAGGAGAAGGGCAACACCGACAACACCCTGGGGCAGCGCCTCGTCTACACGGCGCTGAACACCAAGGTGAAGCCGTTCGACAACATCGAGTGCCGCAAGGCCGTCGAGTACGCCATCGACAAGAAGGCCGTACAGACCTCCCTCGGCGGCCCGATCCGCGGTGAGCTGGCCTCCACGGTCCTGCCGACCGACATCGACGGCTACCAGAAGTACGACCTGTACCCGCAGAAGTACGACGGCGACAAGCTGGACCTGGCCGAGGCCAAGAAGCACTGGGCGAAGTGCGGCGCCGGCAAGACCACGACCACGATCCTGGCCCGCAACGACCGCCAGGACGAGGTCGACGCGGCCACCTCGGTCATCGACTCGCTGAAGAAGATCGGCGTCACCGCCAAGATCCAGTCGTACCCGACCAGCAAGTACTTCTCGGACTACGCCGGTGTGCCGAAGTTCAACAAGAAGAACAACGTCGGCCTGATCATGATGCAGTGGGGCTCGGACTTCCCGACCGGCTACGGCTACCTGCAGCAGATCCTGAACGGCAAGGCGATCAGCCAGTCCGGTAACACCAACCTCTCGGAGCTGGACGACCCGGAGATCAACAAGCTGCTCGACTCCGCCATCGCCAACACCGACAAGGCGGCCCGCGAGAAGGCGTACGCCGAGATCGACAAGAAGACGATGGAGCAGGCGGCGATCGTTCCGCTCACCTACTTCAAGGTCCTGATGTACCGCTCGCCCAAGGCCACCAACCTGGTGTCCACCTCGGCCTTCAGCGGTCAGTACGACTACCTCAACGTCGGCGTCAAGAAGTAG
- a CDS encoding ABC transporter permease, translating into MFSYIIRRLISAVVLLLIVSAVTFGIFFLLPKLAGQSTDQLAQQYIGKAPTPADIAAVKKNLGLDKPVYEQYWDFLKGIFVGVDYKFGPEAAKCHVPCFGYSFKTHIEVWPEIQNRLPVTLSLAAGAAVLWVVSGVATGVLSALRPGSVFDRMAMGVALAGVSLPMFFTGALALALFTYQWPIFERSDYIYLTDDPFGWARTLVLPWVTLAFLYSALYARLTRAGMLETLSEDYIRTARAKGLRERKVVVRHGLRAALTPIITVFGMDLGLLLGGALITEQVFSLKGVGAFAVEAINANDLPNILGVTLLAAFFIVMCNLVVDVLYAAVDPRVRLS; encoded by the coding sequence GTGTTCTCGTACATCATCCGCAGGTTGATCAGCGCAGTGGTCCTGCTGCTGATCGTCAGCGCGGTCACTTTCGGCATCTTCTTCCTGCTGCCGAAACTGGCCGGGCAGAGCACCGACCAGCTTGCCCAGCAGTACATCGGAAAGGCCCCCACGCCCGCGGACATCGCCGCGGTCAAGAAGAATCTCGGCCTGGACAAGCCCGTGTACGAGCAGTACTGGGACTTCCTCAAGGGCATTTTCGTCGGCGTCGACTACAAATTCGGTCCGGAAGCGGCCAAGTGCCATGTGCCGTGCTTCGGTTACTCCTTCAAAACCCATATCGAGGTCTGGCCGGAGATCCAGAACCGGCTTCCGGTGACGCTCTCGCTGGCCGCCGGCGCGGCCGTGCTGTGGGTCGTCTCCGGCGTCGCCACCGGTGTGCTCTCCGCGCTGCGCCCCGGCTCGGTCTTCGACCGGATGGCCATGGGCGTCGCGCTGGCCGGCGTCTCCCTCCCGATGTTCTTCACGGGAGCCCTGGCCCTGGCCCTGTTCACCTACCAGTGGCCGATCTTCGAGCGCAGCGACTACATCTATCTCACGGACGATCCGTTCGGATGGGCCCGGACCCTGGTTCTGCCCTGGGTCACCCTGGCCTTCCTCTACTCCGCGCTCTACGCCCGGCTCACCCGGGCGGGCATGCTGGAGACGCTGAGCGAGGACTACATCCGTACGGCCCGCGCCAAGGGCCTGCGCGAGCGCAAGGTGGTCGTCCGGCACGGCCTGCGGGCCGCGCTCACCCCGATCATCACGGTCTTCGGCATGGACCTGGGCCTGCTGCTCGGCGGTGCGCTGATCACCGAACAGGTCTTCTCGCTCAAGGGGGTCGGCGCCTTCGCCGTCGAGGCGATCAACGCCAACGACCTCCCGAACATCCTCGGCGTCACCCTGCTCGCCGCGTTCTTCATTGTCATGTGCAACCTGGTGGTGGACGTTCTGTACGCCGCCGTCGACCCGCGGGTGAGGCTCTCGTGA
- a CDS encoding ABC transporter ATP-binding protein, with amino-acid sequence MTDSSEDKTEAAVGEPTAAGVRPPSAFLEVRDLKVHFNTDDGIVKSVDGLNFTLEKGKTLGIVGESGSGKSVTSLAVMGLHRASRQQRSKLNMSGEIWLDGKELVSAEPDEVRRLRGREMAMIFQDPLSALHPFYSVGSQIVEAYRVHNDVDKKTARKRAIEMLDRVGIPQPDKRVDDHPHQFSGGMRQRAMIAMALVNNPELLIADEPTTALDVTVQAQILDLIRDLQKEFGSAVIIITHDLGVVAELADDLLVMYGGRCVERGPAEKVFYEPQHPYTWGLLGSMPRIDRDQTDRLIPVKGSPPSLINVPSGCAFNPRCPYADVPKDNLTRTVRPELREAGGGHFSACHMSQEERERIWTEEIAPKL; translated from the coding sequence GTGACCGACTCCTCCGAGGACAAGACCGAGGCCGCCGTGGGCGAACCCACCGCGGCAGGCGTCCGGCCCCCCTCCGCCTTCCTCGAAGTGCGGGACCTGAAGGTGCACTTCAACACCGACGACGGGATCGTGAAGTCGGTCGACGGCCTGAACTTCACCCTGGAGAAGGGCAAGACGCTCGGCATCGTCGGCGAGTCCGGCTCCGGCAAGTCCGTGACCTCCCTCGCCGTGATGGGCCTGCACCGCGCCTCGCGCCAGCAGCGCAGCAAGCTGAACATGTCCGGCGAGATCTGGCTGGACGGCAAGGAGCTGGTCTCCGCCGAGCCGGACGAGGTGCGCCGCCTGCGCGGCCGCGAGATGGCGATGATCTTCCAGGACCCGCTGTCCGCGCTGCATCCCTTCTACTCGGTCGGCAGCCAGATCGTGGAGGCCTACCGCGTCCACAACGACGTGGACAAGAAGACCGCGCGCAAGCGGGCGATCGAGATGCTCGACCGGGTCGGCATCCCGCAGCCCGACAAGCGGGTGGACGACCATCCGCACCAGTTCTCCGGCGGTATGCGCCAGCGCGCCATGATCGCGATGGCGCTGGTCAACAACCCGGAGCTGCTGATCGCGGACGAGCCCACCACCGCCCTGGACGTCACCGTCCAGGCGCAGATCCTGGACCTGATCCGCGATCTGCAGAAGGAGTTCGGCTCGGCGGTCATCATCATCACCCACGACCTCGGGGTGGTCGCCGAACTCGCCGACGACCTCCTGGTGATGTACGGCGGACGGTGCGTCGAGCGCGGCCCGGCCGAGAAGGTCTTCTACGAGCCCCAGCACCCCTACACCTGGGGGCTGCTCGGCTCCATGCCGCGCATCGACCGTGACCAGACGGACCGGCTGATCCCGGTGAAGGGCTCCCCGCCCAGCCTGATCAACGTCCCGTCCGGCTGCGCCTTCAACCCCCGTTGCCCGTACGCGGACGTGCCCAAGGACAACCTCACCCGCACGGTCCGCCCCGAACTGCGCGAGGCCGGCGGCGGGCACTTCTCCGCCTGCCACATGTCGCAGGAGGAGCGGGAGCGTATCTGGACCGAAGAGATTGCGCCGAAGCTGTGA
- a CDS encoding ABC transporter ATP-binding protein, which yields MTETTDDQNKKIPLQKTADTPAEPAAETASDDGPLLRVRGLVRHFPITKGLLKRQVGAVQAVDGIDFDVRPGETLGVVGESGCGKSTMGRLITRLDEPTGGSIEFQGQDITHLSPGRLRPMRRDVQMIFQDPYGSLNPRHTIGGIVSTPFRLQGVEPEGGVKKEVQRLLELVGLSPEHYNRYPHEFSGGQRQRIGIARALALKPKLVVADEPVSALDVSIQAQVVNLMDDLQEELGLTYVIIAHDLSVIRHVSDRIAVMYLGKIVELADRKGLYESPMHPYTKALLSAVPVPDPKRRTQRDRILLKGDVPSPINPPSGCRFRTRCWKATEVCATTEPPLVALRTGHQVACHHPENAENAENAEDTAVAADTAGSKDTGPAGG from the coding sequence GTGACCGAGACGACTGACGACCAGAACAAGAAGATTCCGCTCCAGAAGACGGCGGACACCCCCGCGGAGCCTGCCGCGGAGACCGCCTCCGACGACGGGCCGCTGCTGCGGGTCCGGGGTCTGGTCCGGCACTTCCCGATCACCAAGGGCCTGCTCAAACGGCAGGTCGGGGCGGTGCAGGCGGTCGACGGCATCGACTTCGACGTCCGTCCCGGGGAGACCCTGGGCGTCGTCGGCGAGTCCGGCTGCGGCAAGTCGACGATGGGCCGGCTGATCACCCGGCTCGACGAGCCGACCGGCGGCTCCATCGAGTTCCAGGGCCAGGACATCACCCACCTGTCCCCGGGCCGGCTGCGGCCGATGCGCCGGGACGTCCAGATGATCTTCCAGGACCCGTACGGTTCGCTGAACCCGCGGCACACCATCGGCGGGATCGTCTCCACCCCCTTCCGCCTCCAGGGCGTCGAGCCCGAGGGCGGGGTGAAGAAGGAGGTGCAGCGGCTGCTGGAGCTGGTGGGCCTGAGCCCGGAGCACTACAACCGCTATCCGCACGAGTTCTCCGGCGGCCAGCGGCAGCGCATCGGCATCGCCCGCGCGCTGGCGCTCAAGCCCAAGCTGGTGGTCGCCGACGAGCCGGTCTCCGCGCTCGATGTCTCGATCCAGGCGCAGGTCGTCAACCTCATGGACGACCTGCAGGAGGAGCTGGGCCTGACCTACGTCATCATCGCCCACGACCTCTCGGTCATCCGGCACGTGTCGGACCGGATCGCGGTGATGTACCTCGGCAAGATCGTGGAGCTGGCGGACCGCAAGGGGCTCTACGAGTCGCCGATGCACCCGTACACCAAGGCCCTGCTGTCCGCGGTACCGGTGCCCGACCCCAAGCGGCGCACCCAGCGCGACCGCATCCTGCTCAAGGGTGATGTGCCCTCGCCGATCAACCCGCCCTCCGGCTGCCGGTTCCGCACCCGCTGCTGGAAGGCGACCGAGGTGTGCGCCACCACCGAGCCGCCGCTGGTCGCGCTGCGCACGGGGCACCAGGTGGCCTGCCACCACCCGGAGAACGCCGAGAACGCTGAGAACGCCGAGGACACAGCGGTCGCAGCGGACACAGCAGGCTCAAAGGACACCGGACCGGCGGGCGGTTAG
- a CDS encoding M1 family metallopeptidase: MALSRSARRTSRWLALATAVASAATIAAAPAASPGAPGIGDPYFPQLGNGGFDALHYDLGVSYHPGSGRLDGRTTLTARATQNLSAFDLDLQKLTVDSVRVNGRRAHFTRSGDEISVRPDFPLRRGKKFTVTLAYHGVPQALSGPIVFGSDYGWMKTKDGVFVACEPNAASTWFPSSDHPDDKATYDIRIDAPKGLTGVSNGRLISSGQAHGRSYAHWRESRPMATYLATATIGKFDVRTGTTPGGTPVYVAIDPTLPTGTIDVYKVTAEVTDYWSKVFGPYPFEETGAIVDDMPQAGFSLEVQSKPAYSAVRSEGTIVHEVAHQWFGDSVSVKQWKDIWLNEGFASYAQWLWTEHRGTLSAHDAFRKAYDARPASDAFWKVKVADPQRDTMFAQAVYSRGAMTLQALRERIGDRAFFKLLPAWTSAHRYGNANTAQFIALAEKISGQQLDDLFTTWLKTDSKPAPPAN; encoded by the coding sequence ATGGCACTCTCCCGTTCCGCACGTCGCACCTCCCGCTGGCTCGCACTGGCCACCGCGGTGGCCTCGGCCGCCACCATCGCCGCCGCACCCGCCGCGTCCCCCGGTGCCCCCGGCATCGGTGACCCGTACTTCCCCCAGCTGGGCAACGGCGGCTTCGACGCCCTGCACTACGACCTCGGCGTCAGCTACCACCCCGGCAGCGGCCGCCTCGACGGCCGCACCACGCTCACCGCGAGGGCCACCCAGAACCTCTCCGCCTTCGACCTGGACCTGCAGAAGCTGACGGTCGATTCGGTCCGGGTGAACGGCCGGCGGGCGCACTTCACCAGATCCGGCGACGAGATATCCGTACGCCCCGACTTCCCGCTGCGCCGCGGCAAGAAGTTCACCGTCACCCTCGCCTACCACGGCGTCCCCCAGGCGCTGAGCGGTCCGATCGTCTTCGGCTCCGACTACGGCTGGATGAAGACCAAGGACGGCGTCTTCGTCGCCTGTGAGCCGAACGCCGCCTCGACGTGGTTCCCCTCCAGCGACCACCCCGACGACAAGGCGACCTACGACATCCGCATCGACGCCCCCAAGGGCCTGACCGGTGTCTCCAACGGGCGTCTGATCAGCTCCGGCCAGGCGCACGGCCGCTCGTACGCCCACTGGCGCGAGAGCCGCCCGATGGCGACGTACCTGGCCACCGCCACCATCGGCAAGTTCGACGTCCGTACCGGCACCACCCCCGGCGGCACGCCCGTCTACGTCGCCATCGACCCGACCCTGCCCACCGGCACCATCGATGTCTACAAGGTCACCGCCGAGGTCACCGACTACTGGTCGAAGGTCTTCGGCCCCTACCCCTTCGAGGAGACCGGGGCGATCGTCGACGACATGCCGCAGGCCGGCTTCTCGCTGGAAGTGCAGTCCAAGCCCGCCTACTCGGCCGTGCGCAGCGAGGGGACCATCGTCCACGAGGTGGCGCACCAGTGGTTCGGTGACTCGGTCTCCGTCAAGCAGTGGAAGGACATCTGGCTCAACGAGGGCTTCGCCAGCTATGCGCAGTGGCTGTGGACCGAGCACCGCGGCACTTTGAGTGCCCATGACGCCTTCCGCAAGGCGTACGACGCCCGGCCGGCGAGCGATGCCTTCTGGAAGGTGAAGGTCGCCGATCCGCAGCGGGACACCATGTTCGCCCAGGCGGTCTACTCCCGGGGAGCGATGACGCTGCAGGCGCTGCGCGAGCGGATCGGGGACCGGGCGTTCTTCAAGCTGCTGCCGGCCTGGACCTCCGCGCACCGCTACGGCAACGCCAACACCGCCCAGTTCATCGCGCTCGCCGAGAAGATCTCCGGGCAGCAGCTCGACGACCTCTTCACCACCTGGCTGAAGACGGACAGCAAGCCGGCGCCGCCGGCGAACTGA
- a CDS encoding trimeric intracellular cation channel family protein, translating into MLHVLYLVGVAAFAASGVLAAYRANMDPFGGLVLAFAASISGGTLRDVILDRRPLYWTHDWVLLTVIICVGVGTMIYLRFWQLPHKSLLVVDAIGLSVVTVIGARAAIDAGATPLAVIILAVLTGVAGEVIRDVLCGEFPPLLLREDVYAIAALAGACCYLLLYRLGTGATPAAAISAGVVFALRMGAVYLGLHLPRPQQLRDRRGQQHSG; encoded by the coding sequence ATGCTTCACGTCCTCTACCTGGTCGGTGTGGCCGCCTTCGCCGCGAGCGGGGTGCTGGCCGCCTATCGCGCCAATATGGACCCCTTCGGCGGTCTGGTGCTCGCCTTCGCCGCGTCGATCTCCGGCGGCACGCTGCGCGATGTCATCCTCGACCGGCGGCCGCTGTACTGGACGCACGACTGGGTGCTGCTGACCGTGATCATCTGTGTCGGCGTCGGCACCATGATCTATCTGCGGTTCTGGCAGCTGCCGCACAAATCACTGCTGGTGGTCGACGCGATCGGGCTGTCCGTGGTCACGGTGATCGGGGCCCGTGCCGCGATCGATGCGGGCGCCACCCCGCTCGCCGTGATCATCCTGGCGGTCCTGACCGGGGTCGCCGGCGAGGTCATCCGCGATGTGCTGTGCGGGGAGTTCCCGCCGCTGCTGCTGCGGGAGGACGTCTATGCGATCGCCGCGCTGGCCGGCGCCTGCTGCTACCTCCTGCTGTACCGCCTCGGCACCGGGGCCACCCCCGCCGCGGCGATCTCGGCGGGGGTGGTGTTCGCGCTGCGGATGGGCGCGGTCTACCTCGGACTGCACCTGCCGCGGCCACAGCAGCTACGCGACCGGCGCGGGCAGCAGCACTCCGGCTGA
- a CDS encoding thioesterase family protein, protein MALVNRGNSEFDRDTAVTRRAPGVYDAHLSAGWTIIQAVNGGYLLALMGRALGDALPHPDPLSVTAHYLTASVPGPAVIRTEVVRSGRTMSTGTASLVQFAEDGSEVERLRVLAAYGDLDALPDDVRTTAKPPAIPPYEHCLGADSAPGGRPVISGSTAITERLALRLDPATAGWAVGAPSGKGEMRAWFGLADGREPDPLSLLLTVDALPPTAFEMGLSGWVPTVELTAHIRRRPAPGPLRVAITTRNLAGGFLEEDAEVWDFEDRLVAQSRQLARAVLQE, encoded by the coding sequence ATGGCTCTGGTGAACCGAGGCAACAGCGAGTTCGACCGCGATACGGCGGTCACCCGCCGCGCCCCCGGCGTCTATGACGCCCACCTCTCCGCCGGCTGGACGATCATCCAGGCGGTCAACGGCGGCTACCTCCTCGCCCTCATGGGCCGCGCCCTGGGCGACGCCCTCCCGCACCCCGACCCGCTCTCCGTCACCGCGCACTACCTGACGGCCTCGGTCCCCGGCCCCGCCGTGATCCGTACCGAGGTGGTCCGCAGCGGCCGCACGATGTCGACCGGCACCGCCAGCCTCGTGCAGTTCGCGGAGGACGGCAGCGAGGTCGAGCGGCTGCGGGTACTCGCCGCGTACGGCGACCTCGACGCGCTGCCCGACGACGTCCGCACCACCGCCAAGCCGCCGGCCATCCCGCCGTACGAGCACTGCCTGGGGGCCGACAGTGCCCCCGGGGGCCGCCCCGTCATCTCCGGCAGCACCGCCATCACCGAACGGCTCGCGCTCCGCCTGGACCCGGCGACCGCGGGCTGGGCCGTCGGTGCCCCCTCCGGCAAGGGCGAGATGCGCGCCTGGTTCGGCCTCGCCGACGGCCGCGAGCCCGACCCGCTCTCCCTCCTGCTGACCGTCGACGCCCTGCCGCCCACCGCCTTCGAGATGGGGCTGTCCGGCTGGGTGCCCACCGTCGAGCTGACCGCCCACATCCGCCGGCGCCCGGCGCCCGGTCCGCTGCGGGTCGCCATCACCACCCGCAATCTGGCGGGCGGTTTCCTGGAGGAGGACGCGGAGGTCTGGGACTTCGAGGACCGACTGGTCGCCCAGTCACGGCAGTTGGCGCGGGCGGTGCTGCAGGAGTAG
- a CDS encoding cysteine desulfurase family protein has protein sequence MVYLDHAATTPMLPEAVQAMTAQLTVTGNASSLHADGRRARRTVEEARESLAVSLGARPSEIVFTAGGTEADNLAVKGLYWARRAADPARTRVLASPVEHHAVLDAVEWLAEHEGARVEWLPVDTYGRVHAGALREAIARNPADVALATVMWANNEIGTVQPVRELAETAAEFEIPLHADAVQAFGQLEVDFAASGLAAMTVSGHKIGGPYGIGALLLGREYAPVPVLHGGGQERHVRSGTLDTPAIAAFAAAGRYAVAHREDFARDIGALRDDLIKAVRAAAPDAVLGGDPDPAGRLPANAHFSFPGCEGDSLLLLLDAQGIACSTGSACTAGVAQPSHVLLATGMSPELARGTLRFSLGHTSTAQDVAALAQAIGPVVERARSAGLS, from the coding sequence ATGGTTTACCTCGACCACGCCGCCACCACCCCGATGCTTCCCGAGGCGGTGCAGGCGATGACCGCCCAGCTGACCGTCACCGGCAATGCGTCCTCGCTGCACGCCGACGGCCGGCGGGCCCGGCGTACCGTCGAGGAGGCGCGCGAGTCCCTTGCCGTCTCGCTCGGCGCGCGCCCCAGCGAGATCGTCTTCACCGCCGGCGGCACCGAGGCCGACAACCTCGCGGTCAAGGGCCTGTACTGGGCGCGCCGGGCCGCCGATCCGGCCCGTACGCGCGTCCTCGCCAGCCCCGTCGAGCACCATGCGGTCCTCGACGCCGTGGAATGGCTCGCCGAGCACGAAGGCGCCCGCGTCGAATGGCTGCCGGTCGACACCTACGGGCGGGTGCACGCCGGGGCGCTGCGCGAGGCCATCGCCCGCAACCCCGCAGACGTCGCGCTCGCCACGGTCATGTGGGCCAACAACGAGATCGGCACCGTCCAGCCGGTCCGCGAACTGGCCGAGACCGCCGCGGAGTTCGAGATCCCGCTGCATGCGGACGCGGTGCAGGCGTTCGGCCAGCTGGAGGTCGACTTCGCCGCCTCCGGGCTCGCCGCGATGACGGTCTCCGGCCACAAGATCGGCGGACCGTACGGCATCGGCGCGCTGCTGCTCGGCCGTGAGTACGCCCCGGTGCCGGTGCTGCACGGCGGCGGCCAGGAGCGGCACGTACGCTCCGGCACCCTCGACACCCCCGCCATCGCCGCCTTCGCCGCGGCCGGCCGGTACGCCGTCGCGCACCGCGAGGACTTCGCCCGCGACATCGGGGCGCTGCGCGACGACCTGATCAAGGCCGTACGCGCCGCCGCCCCCGATGCCGTCCTCGGCGGCGACCCGGACCCCGCGGGCCGCCTCCCGGCCAATGCCCACTTCTCCTTCCCCGGCTGCGAGGGCGACTCCCTGCTGCTCCTCCTGGACGCCCAGGGCATCGCCTGCTCCACGGGCTCCGCCTGCACCGCCGGCGTCGCCCAGCCCAGCCACGTCCTGCTGGCCACCGGCATGTCCCCGGAGCTCGCCCGCGGCACCCTGCGGTTCTCGCTCGGCCACACCTCCACCGCTCAGGACGTGGCGGCGCTGGCGCAGGCCATCGGCCCGGTGGTGGAACGGGCGCGGAGCGCGGGGCTGAGTTAG
- a CDS encoding N-acetylmuramoyl-L-alanine amidase has protein sequence MERMGKRDGDSGAESTGESGGEQREGLKAGPGLTRRRALWIGGGGAVAAGVAALVAGGEPARWWWRLPWNEKPRTAGAVDFRGAQWVAASPENYRRADRPADYGIDRVVIHVVQGSYATALDVFRNPFHEAAAHYVIRKDGHVAQTVRELDVAFHAGNRGYNERSVGIEHEGYVDRPESFTAAMYASSARLTAGICRRYGFPADREHIVGHGEVPGTDHTDPGKHWDWDRYLGLVRAELRPRLKPAGSAPPAQAPGPAPPAQTP, from the coding sequence ATGGAGCGCATGGGGAAAAGGGACGGGGACAGCGGCGCGGAAAGCACCGGCGAAAGCGGCGGTGAGCAGCGCGAAGGCCTGAAGGCCGGGCCCGGCCTCACCCGGCGACGGGCGTTGTGGATCGGGGGCGGCGGTGCGGTGGCCGCCGGGGTCGCGGCGCTCGTGGCGGGCGGTGAGCCGGCGCGCTGGTGGTGGCGGCTGCCGTGGAACGAGAAGCCGCGCACGGCGGGCGCGGTGGACTTCCGGGGCGCGCAGTGGGTCGCGGCGTCCCCGGAGAACTACCGGCGGGCCGACCGGCCGGCGGACTACGGGATCGACCGGGTGGTCATCCATGTCGTCCAGGGCAGCTATGCGACCGCGCTGGATGTCTTCCGGAACCCGTTTCACGAGGCCGCCGCCCATTACGTGATCCGGAAGGACGGGCATGTCGCGCAGACGGTCCGCGAGCTGGATGTGGCGTTCCATGCGGGGAACCGCGGCTACAACGAGCGGAGCGTCGGGATCGAGCACGAGGGGTACGTGGACCGGCCGGAGTCGTTCACGGCTGCCATGTACGCGTCGTCGGCGCGGCTGACGGCCGGGATATGCCGGCGCTACGGCTTCCCGGCCGACCGGGAGCACATCGTGGGGCACGGGGAGGTACCGGGGACGGATCACACGGATCCGGGGAAGCACTGGGACTGGGACCGGTATCTGGGGCTCGTACGGGCCGAGCTGCGCCCTCGTCTCAAGCCCGCCGGCTCAGCCCCGCCCGCGCAGGCCCCTGGCCCGGCCCCGCCCGCACAGACCCCCTAA